The bacterium genomic interval ACAGTGCAACAAACGGAATTTTATTGTTTTAAATTACTTCCGTGCTGCCCTGCGCGGACTACTCGCATAAGTCATGGTGATACAAACGAACCGTCATTCACCTGAATCAAGGAGTTGTCCTGTGAACAAGGCAGAACTGGTCACCGCCGTGGCTGCCAAGACGGGGATGACCAAGCGCAGCGCGGAGGAAGTCGTAAACGCGCTCTTCGACACGATTACCGATGCCGTCCGCGATGGGGACAAGGTGACCGTTTCGGGATTCGGTACCTTCCTGCTGGTGGAACGCGCTGCCCGGCTGGGACGCAATCCCAAGACGGGTCAGGAAATTCACATCGCGGCCCGTAAGATGCCCCGTTTCATTCCCGGAAAGACCTTTCGGGAAATGGCTAAATAGATTAATATCAAGTTACTTTTTCGTAGAGGGCGGATTTCTCCGCCCTTTTACTTTTGCCCGCAACGGAACCGCAAAGTGGAGTTACGAGTCTAATTAACAGGTCGCTATTGTTCTGAATTGCCAATCATTTGAGGTACATGTGAAATCCCCAACTCGCTCGTTCCTTGCTCTACTCTTGACTGGTCTCGTGACCGTCTCGGCAAGCGCGGAGACAAAGATGTTCGAAATGCTGCCGAACGACAAGCAGAACTCCGTCCGGTTTGTCTCGGATGCTCCGACGGAGAAGATCGTCGGCAAGACAAATCAGATCTCCGCAACGCTTGAGCTCGATCCGGACAATGTGGCGGCCACGGCCGTGGGAGTCTTCGAGGTTGACCTGACAACTCTCAAGACCGGCATCGGACTTCGCGATCGCCACATGCGCGAGAACCATCTGGAAACCGATGAATTTCCCGTAGCCATCTTTCGGTTGATACGGGTGATCTCCACCGATAAACCGGCTCTGATTCCCGGCGAGCAAGTGCAAGTGGATGCCGAGGGAGAACTGATCCTGCACGGAGTGGCGAAAACCTACCGGATTCCAGTGACCGTCCGGCGCGCGGCGGTGACCGAATCGGGAGGAAGCGAGCTCCGGATCAGCGCTGAGTGGACTCTGAAGCTGGCCGATCACAAGATCGCCCGGCCCGAACTCCTTTTCCTTAAGCTGGCCGAGGAACAGCAGATATCGGTGGATTTCACTATGGCGGAAAAGCCGTAGCTATCACCCGGCGGGAAAACCATGATCTTGCGATGAGGCGGCGCACGGCGTTGCCTCTTTTTCTTTCCGTGGAAGAAGATGGCGGCTTCCGCTAAGCCATTTCCTGTGGTCAGGCCGAGGGAAAAGTCCGGCCCGACACTTTCAACCCACTCGAGAAGTTCGTATATTGTATCGTATCACATCTTCTGTGCAGTCATGGAACCCGGCAACGGCGAATTACTACTTATCACCACTCTGGATAGTGAGGAAAGCGCGACCGGCTTCGCCCGCGGGTTGATCGAGTCGCGGCTGGCCGCCTGCGCGACCGTTCTGCCGGGCGGTCGCTCGTTCTACCGCTGGGGCGATGACACGGTCCGCGACGATCCCGAGGTGGTGGTACTCATTAAAACGCACCGCAGCAAACTCTCCGAAATCGAGCGCTACTTCCGCGAGTACCATCCCTACGACTGCCCGGAACTGATCGGCCTTGATCTGTCGGCGATCTCGCCCGCCTATCGCGACTGGCTGCAACGGGAATTAATGTAACAAACCGGGGATTCAACATGATGAGAAGGTTTTCCATGACCTTGCGGCATAGGTGCGGCAAGGTCTTCTCGTTTGTGGGTAAGACGGTACGCTTTTGCTTGGCAGGAATGGCGCTCCTCCTTGCGGCGGAAGCCCGTGCCGACTGGAGCCCGGAGATCGTCGTTTGGGAGAATCCCCCCGAAGTGCTGAATGCGGGGCCTGTGAATGTCAGTATGGTTCCGGATAGCCAGGGTCGTCTTCATGTCGTGTATCAACATGCCTTTTATCTGCCGAGTGGTCCTCCTCCTCGACTCCGGAGCGGGCTGAACTATGTGCAGTACGACGATTGGGGAAATCGAGTCGTCGGTCCGGTTTTTCTGACGGATAGCCTTGACCTTGAGGCGTGGTTGCCGCGACTTTCTCTCTTGGGTTCCGATAGCGTGTTGGTTGCCTGGTGTTGGCAAGGCAATGATCCTGGGGAATACCCCGGATACAAGACCAGAACGTTAGACGTCTTCTCGGGATCCATGGGATCGCCTCGATATTGGACAAGGGCTTGGCCCGGATATATCGACGGTTTCGCCTCCGCTGTTCGAGGTGACGGGACTTTCGTTCTTGCGTATCCCGCGCACTGGAGCGAGATATGTGCCATCGTAGAAATCCCTGACGGTGAACGGATCATGGACGAAACGGTGATTTGGGCTCGGGAAGGCAACTCATGTGACTATGTGGGGGGATTCGTAGATCAGCACGATTCGCTTCAGTTGGTGTGGCGGCAAAGGAATAGCGGGGATCCAGTCTTCACCAAACGCGTTGATATAAGCTCTCCTTTCGATACCCTCCAGCGGACAACGTTTTTCGCGCTTACACCTGACGCGCCCGGAGACTACTATGCCTTTCCCCGCATCAGCCCCATTGGTGATTCCCTGCTCGCGTTTATCGCCGCCTACCCGGAAGACATGTGCACGGATTACCTTCATATTCTTGAGCGGCAGGACTACGAGGAAAGGGCTCGATACAATCTTGGGGGCTGCAGTGACGTGGCCGCAGCGGTTGAACCGGATTCAACACTGAGTATTGTGAACCTGATGAGGGCCGATCGGTCACTACATTTTCGGCGCTTCTCGATCCCTGGGCTGGATCTCATATCGGACACGGTCGTGGCGCGTGTGGTGCCTCCCGCGTTGAGTCTCGGCTTCCGCGACTATGCGGTGTCACCCCAAGGAGTGAGACACTTGATGTATGTCATTAATCTTCCAGGGGCTAATGCCCGTCTCGTATACCGCTTCTGGCGGGAAGATCTCGGGACTCACGAACGCGAAAGCCAAATGTCCGACTTCTCCATCTCGATAACACCCAATCCCACTACCGGCCCGCTGTTCATTTCCGGGCCGCTCGAACGCGTGAAGGAAGTAGCCATATTTAACATCCTCGGTCAGCGCGTGTTTCTCGCCCGACCTCAGCCGGGAGTGGCACCAATGGTCTTGCCGAGCCTGTCCTCTCTTCCGAATGGCTCGTATTTTCTTCATGTGACTACTCGGGCATCAACGCACGTATATAGGGTACTTGTCATCCATTAGGAAAAGGAGGTTGAACATGTTGATCCGAAGAATATCTATCTCACTGCTGGTCATCGCTTTCTTCGTGCAAGGGCTGAACGCAGATTGGAGCAGGATCATTCTGTGGGAGCCAGCCTATCAGGATGATTACGCAGCATCAGTCGGAGCCGTAGTTGCGGATGTGCATCATTCGTGGCCGGGGAAAGAAATCTTAGTAACGGACGGCTTCTCAGTCCACGTGATTAGAGTGGACAATTCGGAGGAAGTTGAACTCCAAATACCGGAGATGTACCTCCCCGGTTTCCCACCAGCCCCCGAGTATCGCCTTTTGGCCCGTAACATCCCGACAGTCGGGGATGTAAATAATGACGGATTCAACGACATAGTCGTGGCCATCCAGGACTCATGGGGCCATGTGGCGGAGCCGCCGCAAAAATACTACTCTGTTGTAGTGTGGTGGTTGTGGAACAACGAAACTGAGACATTCGATGATCCAAGGCAATTTGGCTTGGGGCTTGGCGAGACGTCTGACTGGGAGGTCCCTGTCATTTGCCGGACGGGATATGGTTCAGGAGAGATCAACGTTGCTTTCTATGGTTGTGTGGAAGAGTACTCCACACGGTATGCTGATTTTGACCTGACGGTGCTGGACTTAAGTACCGATCCCCCTGCGTTTGTTTCGGCAACGCGACGAATGATGTATTGGCCGTATATGTTCGCGAATACATGCCTTCAGGCTGCCGACTTGGATTTTGACGGCTACGATGAGCTCATCGCTGGCAATGATTTGGCCGTAGA includes:
- a CDS encoding HU family DNA-binding protein: MNKAELVTAVAAKTGMTKRSAEEVVNALFDTITDAVRDGDKVTVSGFGTFLLVERAARLGRNPKTGQEIHIAARKMPRFIPGKTFREMAK
- a CDS encoding YceI family protein; amino-acid sequence: MFEMLPNDKQNSVRFVSDAPTEKIVGKTNQISATLELDPDNVAATAVGVFEVDLTTLKTGIGLRDRHMRENHLETDEFPVAIFRLIRVISTDKPALIPGEQVQVDAEGELILHGVAKTYRIPVTVRRAAVTESGGSELRISAEWTLKLADHKIARPELLFLKLAEEQQISVDFTMAEKP
- a CDS encoding divalent-cation tolerance protein CutA produces the protein MEPGNGELLLITTLDSEESATGFARGLIESRLAACATVLPGGRSFYRWGDDTVRDDPEVVVLIKTHRSKLSEIERYFREYHPYDCPELIGLDLSAISPAYRDWLQRELM
- a CDS encoding T9SS type A sorting domain-containing protein codes for the protein MTLRHRCGKVFSFVGKTVRFCLAGMALLLAAEARADWSPEIVVWENPPEVLNAGPVNVSMVPDSQGRLHVVYQHAFYLPSGPPPRLRSGLNYVQYDDWGNRVVGPVFLTDSLDLEAWLPRLSLLGSDSVLVAWCWQGNDPGEYPGYKTRTLDVFSGSMGSPRYWTRAWPGYIDGFASAVRGDGTFVLAYPAHWSEICAIVEIPDGERIMDETVIWAREGNSCDYVGGFVDQHDSLQLVWRQRNSGDPVFTKRVDISSPFDTLQRTTFFALTPDAPGDYYAFPRISPIGDSLLAFIAAYPEDMCTDYLHILERQDYEERARYNLGGCSDVAAAVEPDSTLSIVNLMRADRSLHFRRFSIPGLDLISDTVVARVVPPALSLGFRDYAVSPQGVRHLMYVINLPGANARLVYRFWREDLGTHERESQMSDFSISITPNPTTGPLFISGPLERVKEVAIFNILGQRVFLARPQPGVAPMVLPSLSSLPNGSYFLHVTTRASTHVYRVLVIH